In the genome of Halobacterium noricense, one region contains:
- a CDS encoding nitrite/sulfite reductase: MPTDVERWKDEVYGNEIREDLFRFAEEGWDAIPEEEEDAWFERFKWWGLYHQRKGQESYFMMRIGTPNGVLEPGQLRTVAEVADEYARGPVDNPEFGAAYCDWTTRQSIQLHWIKLEDVTDVFEKLEANDLTTQQACGDSWRNIVGCPVAGKDTHEHIDAWPVAEELHETFKGNDAYSNLPRKWKVSVTGCDQGCGQGDINDLAFEPAEKHGELGFNVRVGGGLSRKEPRLARDVDIWVPEEKATDIAAAVTELFNDHGDRDNRYNARIKFLVDEWGADKVRRVLQEDYTDWDLESAGDDLRDQYTYNAGGHEHGDHVGVHEQPDGNYYVGLNVLVGRQGVEDVYELADLADEYGSGEVRLTQRQNVIVTDIPEADLDDFLAADLLDDYSPDPHSFMRGSIACTGTEFCSLSIVETKNRQVRYARWLKENVDIPEGVTDFHIHLSGCTASCAQPQIADISLRGMKTRKDGDPVEALDVGLGGGLGENPHFAEWVEMRVPADEVPGYIQNLLATYEDERQDDETFRDFIQRQEEDALQELADPEETDYDDPYMHNTKMTWYPYADDDDMDASPAPTDGEGDPISVDD; encoded by the coding sequence ATGCCCACGGACGTCGAGCGATGGAAAGACGAGGTCTACGGTAACGAGATCCGGGAGGACCTCTTCCGGTTCGCCGAGGAGGGGTGGGACGCCATCCCCGAAGAGGAGGAGGACGCGTGGTTCGAGCGCTTCAAGTGGTGGGGGCTGTACCACCAGCGGAAGGGCCAGGAGAGCTACTTCATGATGCGCATCGGGACGCCGAACGGCGTCCTCGAGCCCGGCCAGCTCCGCACGGTCGCGGAGGTCGCCGACGAGTACGCCCGCGGCCCGGTCGACAATCCGGAGTTCGGCGCGGCGTACTGCGACTGGACGACCCGCCAGTCCATCCAGCTGCACTGGATCAAGCTCGAAGACGTGACGGACGTCTTCGAGAAGCTCGAGGCGAACGACCTCACGACCCAGCAGGCGTGTGGTGACTCGTGGCGCAACATCGTCGGCTGCCCGGTCGCCGGGAAGGACACCCACGAGCACATCGACGCGTGGCCGGTCGCCGAAGAGCTCCACGAGACGTTCAAGGGCAACGACGCCTACTCGAATCTTCCGCGCAAGTGGAAGGTCTCCGTCACGGGCTGCGACCAGGGCTGCGGCCAGGGCGACATCAACGACCTCGCCTTCGAGCCCGCCGAGAAGCACGGCGAACTCGGCTTCAACGTCCGCGTCGGCGGTGGGCTCTCCCGCAAGGAGCCGCGCCTCGCTCGCGACGTCGACATCTGGGTGCCCGAGGAGAAGGCCACGGACATCGCAGCGGCCGTGACGGAGCTGTTCAACGACCACGGCGACCGCGACAACCGCTACAACGCGCGCATCAAGTTCCTCGTCGACGAGTGGGGAGCCGACAAGGTTCGGCGCGTCCTCCAGGAGGACTACACCGACTGGGACCTCGAATCCGCGGGCGACGACCTCCGCGACCAGTACACGTACAACGCGGGCGGCCACGAACACGGCGACCACGTCGGCGTCCACGAGCAGCCCGACGGCAACTACTACGTCGGCCTGAACGTGCTGGTCGGCCGGCAGGGCGTCGAGGACGTCTACGAGCTCGCCGACCTCGCCGACGAGTACGGCAGCGGCGAGGTCCGCCTGACGCAGCGCCAGAACGTCATCGTGACGGACATCCCCGAGGCGGACCTCGACGACTTCCTCGCGGCGGACCTGCTCGACGACTACTCGCCGGACCCCCACTCGTTCATGCGGGGCTCCATCGCGTGTACGGGCACCGAGTTCTGCTCGCTGTCCATCGTGGAGACGAAGAACCGCCAGGTGCGGTACGCGCGCTGGCTCAAGGAGAACGTCGACATTCCCGAGGGCGTGACGGACTTCCACATCCACCTCTCGGGCTGCACGGCGTCGTGCGCGCAGCCCCAGATTGCGGACATCAGCCTCCGCGGGATGAAGACGCGCAAGGACGGCGACCCCGTCGAAGCGCTCGACGTCGGCCTGGGCGGCGGCCTCGGCGAGAACCCCCACTTCGCGGAGTGGGTGGAGATGCGCGTGCCCGCCGACGAGGTGCCGGGGTACATCCAGAACCTGCTGGCGACCTACGAGGACGAGCGCCAGGACGACGAGACGTTCCGTGACTTCATCCAGCGCCAGGAGGAGGACGCGCTCCAGGAGCTCGCGGACCCCGAGGAGACGGACTACGACGACCCGTACATGCACAACACGAAGATGACGTGGTATCCGTACGCGGACGACGACGACATGGACGCCAGCCCCGCGCCGACCGACGGCGAGGGCGACCCTATCTCCGTGGACGACTGA
- a CDS encoding DUF7119 family protein: MTDEERLPPTDRESPVGEPVVRGDERLTGEHAREAVSFDPDDPDSVAEAADTVGAFARNELGDSHLYMLRGAAACAALVRAENSYKAAAERADGDVGVSFIRKWARVHDLPRAVREHVAAGHIPPTAAKHIARVGGDDRYLLAWAVVDNDLTVRDVRQAASAVNDGESLDDVLEELGVTPGELTVTLPSPVYRDLRRHATVSDRDADDVVADALRDYL, translated from the coding sequence ATGACTGACGAGGAGCGGCTCCCGCCGACGGACCGCGAATCACCCGTCGGCGAGCCGGTCGTCCGTGGCGACGAACGCCTCACCGGCGAGCACGCCCGCGAAGCCGTCTCGTTCGACCCCGACGACCCCGACAGCGTCGCCGAAGCCGCCGACACCGTCGGCGCGTTCGCGCGCAACGAACTCGGCGACAGCCACCTCTACATGCTCCGCGGGGCCGCTGCCTGCGCCGCGCTCGTCCGCGCGGAGAACTCCTACAAGGCCGCCGCCGAGCGCGCGGACGGCGACGTCGGCGTCTCGTTCATCCGGAAGTGGGCGCGCGTCCACGACCTCCCGCGGGCGGTCCGCGAGCACGTCGCCGCCGGCCACATCCCGCCGACCGCCGCGAAACACATCGCGCGCGTCGGCGGCGACGACCGCTATCTCCTCGCGTGGGCCGTCGTCGACAACGACCTCACCGTCCGGGACGTCCGGCAGGCCGCCAGCGCGGTCAACGACGGCGAATCCCTCGACGACGTGCTCGAAGAACTCGGCGTCACCCCTGGCGAGCTCACGGTCACGCTCCCGTCGCCGGTCTACCGCGACCTCCGCCGACACGCGACTGTTTCGGACCGCGACGCCGACGACGTCGTCGCCGACGCGCTCCGCGACTACCTCTAA
- a CDS encoding M20 family metallopeptidase has translation MNGVREFASELVSFASTDGGEAPVSAWFAARLEELGFETHEWGVDAALLAQHRSFPDDPDAIRAPDRRSVGGVLDLGDPDAGPTLVLNGHLDVVPADEAVWSSQPFEARWRGDELTARGAADMKSGLAACVFAALALAERDLDGRVVVEGVVGEEAGGVGAATAALDNPYPFDRDAAIIAEPTALTPVIASEGSLMKRLRLTGRSSHAATPWRGESILPYFDSSREAFADLAEEREQAVTHPLYEEFPTKWPVVCGTVEAGEWASTVPASLTAEWRIGVAPGETVAEVEAAFDERLAAVVADDEWLAEHPPEFERFSVQFEASEISPDEPVVRAVQSGMRANDLAETAPRGVTYGADARHYIEAGIPTVMFGPGSIEQAHFPDETIDFREVETAVDVLADAGEAFLAEN, from the coding sequence ATGAATGGAGTGCGCGAGTTCGCGTCCGAACTCGTCTCGTTCGCGTCGACGGACGGTGGGGAGGCACCGGTGTCGGCGTGGTTCGCGGCGCGCCTGGAGGAACTCGGGTTCGAGACCCACGAGTGGGGCGTGGACGCGGCGCTGCTCGCCCAGCACCGGTCGTTCCCGGACGACCCGGACGCGATTCGGGCACCCGACCGGCGTAGCGTCGGCGGCGTCCTCGACCTCGGCGACCCCGACGCGGGCCCGACGCTCGTGTTGAACGGTCACCTCGACGTCGTGCCCGCCGACGAGGCGGTGTGGTCGTCGCAGCCGTTCGAAGCGCGGTGGCGCGGGGACGAGCTGACCGCGCGCGGCGCAGCGGACATGAAGTCCGGGCTCGCGGCGTGCGTGTTCGCGGCGCTCGCACTCGCGGAGCGCGACCTGGACGGGCGAGTCGTCGTCGAGGGCGTGGTCGGCGAGGAGGCTGGTGGCGTCGGCGCGGCGACCGCGGCGCTGGACAACCCCTACCCGTTCGACCGGGACGCCGCGATTATCGCGGAGCCCACCGCACTCACCCCCGTGATCGCCTCGGAGGGGAGCCTGATGAAGCGCCTGCGATTGACCGGGCGGTCCTCGCACGCGGCGACGCCGTGGCGTGGTGAATCCATCCTCCCGTACTTCGACAGCAGCCGGGAGGCGTTCGCGGACCTCGCCGAAGAGCGCGAGCAGGCTGTCACCCACCCGCTGTACGAGGAGTTCCCGACGAAGTGGCCGGTCGTCTGTGGCACGGTCGAAGCGGGCGAGTGGGCGTCGACGGTCCCCGCGTCGCTCACCGCGGAGTGGCGCATCGGTGTCGCACCGGGCGAGACCGTCGCCGAGGTCGAGGCGGCGTTCGACGAGCGACTCGCGGCGGTCGTCGCGGACGACGAGTGGCTCGCCGAGCATCCGCCCGAGTTCGAGCGGTTCTCCGTCCAGTTCGAGGCGTCGGAAATCTCGCCCGACGAGCCCGTGGTGCGAGCAGTCCAGTCGGGGATGCGCGCAAACGACCTCGCCGAGACCGCGCCGCGGGGCGTGACCTACGGCGCGGACGCGCGCCACTACATCGAGGCCGGGATTCCGACGGTGATGTTCGGCCCGGGGAGCATCGAGCAGGCGCACTTCCCGGACGAGACCATCGACTTTCGAGAGGTCGAGACCGCGGTGGACGTGCTCGCGGACGCTGGTGAGGCGTTCCTCGCGGAGAATTAG
- a CDS encoding non-histone chromosomal MC1 family protein produces MVREDGKRNFALRESNDETSVFSGNTPRQAALKAARRIEDVADSEQDADRKELRLREKGTDKVHIYEAWAWEEEAPGDKPDWMPGEITKANVSKEGIKHIED; encoded by the coding sequence ATGGTACGTGAGGACGGCAAGCGCAACTTCGCGCTCCGAGAATCTAACGACGAGACGAGCGTCTTCAGCGGGAACACCCCACGGCAGGCCGCGCTCAAAGCGGCTCGCCGCATCGAGGACGTCGCCGACAGTGAACAGGACGCCGACCGCAAGGAGCTCCGGCTCCGCGAGAAGGGCACCGACAAAGTCCACATCTACGAAGCGTGGGCCTGGGAGGAGGAAGCCCCCGGCGACAAACCAGACTGGATGCCCGGCGAGATTACGAAGGCGAACGTCTCCAAGGAAGGCATCAAACACATCGAAGACTGA
- a CDS encoding AbrB/MazE/SpoVT family DNA-binding domain-containing protein yields MVRKKTLSPSGAKGDDGEYHNAHVNLHEDELSVAGLDIGDEVFVRVREDKIIIQRADQDDVEHDF; encoded by the coding sequence ATGGTTCGCAAGAAGACGCTCAGCCCGAGTGGCGCGAAAGGCGACGACGGGGAGTACCACAACGCCCACGTCAACCTCCACGAGGACGAACTGTCGGTCGCCGGCCTCGACATCGGCGACGAAGTCTTCGTCAGGGTTCGCGAGGACAAGATCATCATCCAGAGAGCCGACCAGGACGACGTCGAGCACGACTTCTGA
- a CDS encoding quinone-dependent dihydroorotate dehydrogenase translates to MYRLAKPLLFRLPPETAHEAITGLLRVAQRTRLERAYAGHYTVDDHRLSVEAFDQSFPNPVGVAAGFDKNAEIPRALAALGFGHVEVGAVTAEGQPGNPKPRMFRLREDDALVNRMGFNNAGADVVGERLAEQRLPDVPVGVNIGKSKSTPLEDAPADYRYTYEQVAENGDYFVVNVSSPNTPGLRELQNREQLAAILETLQDAGAAPLLVKLSPDLHRDAVVDAVELANELGLDGVVATNTTTDRPDDLRSPNAAETGGLSGRPIRERATDQVRFVAERTDLPVVGVGGVFTAADAYEKIRAGASIVQLYTGLVYRGPGIARDINEGVLELLDRDGFDSVEEAVGADL, encoded by the coding sequence ATGTACCGGCTGGCCAAACCGCTGTTGTTCCGGCTGCCCCCGGAGACCGCCCACGAGGCGATTACGGGGCTGCTCCGAGTCGCACAGCGCACACGTCTCGAACGCGCGTACGCGGGCCACTACACGGTCGACGACCACCGGCTGTCCGTCGAGGCGTTCGACCAGTCGTTCCCGAACCCCGTCGGAGTGGCCGCTGGGTTCGACAAGAACGCCGAGATACCGCGGGCGCTGGCTGCGCTCGGGTTCGGACACGTCGAGGTCGGCGCAGTCACCGCGGAGGGCCAGCCCGGCAACCCGAAACCCCGGATGTTCCGACTCCGGGAGGACGACGCGCTCGTCAACCGGATGGGGTTCAACAACGCGGGCGCGGACGTCGTGGGCGAGCGCCTCGCCGAACAGCGCCTCCCGGACGTGCCCGTGGGCGTGAACATCGGGAAGTCGAAGTCCACGCCGCTGGAGGACGCCCCCGCGGACTACCGCTACACGTACGAGCAAGTGGCGGAGAACGGCGACTACTTCGTGGTGAACGTCTCCAGCCCGAACACACCGGGGCTGCGCGAGCTCCAGAACCGCGAGCAGCTGGCGGCGATTCTGGAGACGCTCCAGGACGCGGGCGCGGCACCCTTGCTCGTGAAGCTCTCCCCGGACCTCCACCGTGACGCCGTGGTGGACGCCGTCGAGCTTGCGAACGAACTCGGGCTGGACGGCGTCGTCGCGACGAACACGACGACCGACCGGCCGGACGACCTCCGGAGCCCGAACGCCGCGGAGACGGGCGGGCTCTCCGGGCGGCCGATTCGGGAGCGCGCGACCGACCAGGTGCGGTTCGTCGCCGAGCGCACGGACCTCCCGGTGGTCGGCGTGGGTGGCGTGTTCACGGCGGCGGACGCCTATGAGAAGATTCGTGCGGGCGCGTCCATCGTCCAACTGTACACGGGCCTCGTCTACCGCGGACCCGGCATCGCCCGCGACATCAACGAAGGGGTGCTCGAACTGCTCGACCGCGACGGCTTCGATTCGGTCGAAGAAGCGGTCGGCGCGGACCTGTAG
- the pheT gene encoding phenylalanine--tRNA ligase subunit beta, whose amino-acid sequence MPVVDIDPDELRTLTGHTEKSDDDLKDDLFGLGIEYEGETDEGEFKLEFEADRLDRLSVEGIARSLRYHYGDTRGVYVPDTNSAEWTIHVEDVPDERPCVTGAVVRGVDLDEDALDSLIQLQEKLHATMGRKRAKGAIGIHDLAMLKGQVARSATERASDVSGSEATGGSEELRSSDETASESISGEDGQGERSITYTGIEPDGDTFVPLDDDAERTPADVLTEHPTGEQYADLLENYDRYPAIYDDIGMFSFPPVINGRRTEVSTDSRELFVELTGTDQWTIDRMCAIICYALDARGATVEDVTVEYADTELVRPDFEVQTKQVPHEHVETLLGIDFEPDEVVDLAERAGLDAEPEGGDELTYEVEIPPYRVDVLHPVDVVDDIGRAYGFNNLVPRYPDVGTIGGRTETSRLEAAARETLVGLGFEDLLNFNMTNEADNFERMRIAPEDDVVGAAEPATIDEPYSEDFTILRTWALPSLVSVLENNTHRSYPQDLAEIGFAAHVDDATETGVAERRTVAAVLARHDASYEDAKARLAALCEEFHVDLETPATDHPSFIDGRAASVVIDGEDVGVIGELHPAVVVDHDVEVPVAGFEFALDALR is encoded by the coding sequence ATGCCCGTCGTCGACATCGACCCCGACGAACTCCGCACGCTCACCGGCCACACCGAGAAGAGCGACGACGACCTCAAAGACGACCTCTTCGGGCTCGGCATCGAGTACGAAGGCGAAACCGACGAGGGCGAGTTCAAACTCGAGTTCGAGGCCGACCGCCTCGACCGCCTCTCCGTGGAGGGCATCGCGCGCTCGCTGCGCTACCACTACGGCGACACCCGGGGCGTCTACGTCCCCGACACGAACAGCGCCGAGTGGACCATCCACGTCGAGGACGTCCCCGACGAGCGGCCCTGCGTCACGGGTGCCGTGGTTCGCGGCGTCGACCTCGACGAGGACGCCCTCGACTCGCTCATCCAACTGCAGGAGAAACTCCACGCGACGATGGGACGCAAGCGCGCGAAGGGCGCAATCGGCATCCACGACCTCGCGATGCTGAAGGGGCAGGTGGCGCGCAGCGCCACCGAACGTGCGAGCGATGTCTCCGGGAGTGAAGCGACCGGAGGCTCGGAAGAGCTTCGCTCTTCCGATGAAACCGCGAGCGAGTCCATCAGCGGCGAGGACGGCCAGGGCGAGCGCTCCATCACGTACACCGGCATCGAGCCCGACGGCGACACGTTCGTGCCGCTCGACGACGACGCCGAACGCACGCCCGCGGACGTGCTCACCGAACACCCGACCGGCGAGCAGTACGCCGACCTGCTCGAGAACTACGACCGCTACCCCGCCATCTACGACGACATCGGGATGTTCAGTTTCCCGCCGGTCATCAACGGTCGCCGCACCGAGGTCTCGACGGACTCCCGGGAACTGTTCGTCGAACTCACCGGCACCGACCAGTGGACCATCGACCGGATGTGCGCCATCATCTGTTACGCGCTCGACGCCCGTGGTGCCACCGTCGAGGACGTTACCGTCGAGTACGCCGACACCGAGCTCGTGCGCCCGGACTTCGAGGTCCAGACCAAACAGGTCCCCCACGAGCACGTCGAGACGCTACTCGGCATCGACTTCGAACCCGACGAGGTCGTCGACCTCGCCGAACGTGCGGGTCTCGATGCCGAACCGGAGGGCGGGGACGAACTCACCTACGAGGTGGAGATTCCGCCGTACCGCGTCGACGTGCTCCACCCCGTGGATGTCGTCGACGACATCGGGCGCGCGTACGGGTTCAACAACCTCGTGCCGCGCTACCCCGACGTCGGCACCATCGGCGGCCGCACGGAGACCTCGCGGCTGGAGGCTGCCGCCCGGGAGACGCTCGTCGGCCTCGGCTTCGAGGACCTCCTGAACTTCAACATGACCAACGAGGCCGACAACTTCGAGCGCATGCGCATCGCGCCGGAGGACGACGTGGTGGGTGCTGCCGAACCCGCCACCATCGACGAGCCGTACAGCGAGGACTTCACTATCCTCCGCACGTGGGCGCTGCCGTCGCTGGTCTCCGTCCTGGAGAACAACACGCACCGGTCGTATCCCCAGGACCTCGCGGAAATCGGGTTCGCTGCACACGTCGACGACGCCACGGAGACGGGTGTGGCCGAACGGCGGACGGTTGCCGCCGTGCTCGCGCGCCACGACGCCTCCTACGAGGACGCCAAGGCGCGACTCGCGGCGCTCTGCGAGGAGTTCCACGTCGACCTCGAAACGCCCGCCACCGACCACCCCTCGTTCATCGACGGCCGCGCCGCGAGCGTCGTCATCGACGGCGAGGACGTGGGCGTCATCGGGGAACTTCACCCTGCGGTCGTCGTCGACCACGACGTCGAAGTGCCGGTCGCCGGCTTCGAGTTCGCACTCGACGCGCTCCGGTAG
- the pheS gene encoding phenylalanine--tRNA ligase subunit alpha, with product MKLPPQQVAVLEAASADEPRRIADLAADIERPPETVTGAAFELEDAGLVDVIEETEEDVELTEEGREYAEEGLPEVRLYEAALDAGADDKPVSMGEAIGASGLEGPQVDIALSNYARKGYGSIDGGDLSADPDADPSADAEAAALETLAEGGTVEDDDALDQLARRDLVAVRERTVRSMLLTEAGVTELMTGVEAAEEVGQLTPDMLASGEWRDAEFAAYNVEADAGEYTPGKTHVLRQAAERVKDVLVGMGFQEMEGPHVDADFYINDCLFMPQDHPARNHWDRFALEQPEKIDELPEDLVERVERAHREGVGPDGDGYHSPWDEDFARALALRGHTTSLTARYLSGVAGEDTGSSKTPRAAGGAGDVEAPARYFSVEKAYRNDTLDATHLLEFFQIEGWVMAEDLSVRDLMGTFREFYSQFGITDIEFKPTYNPYTEPSFELFGRHPETGELIEIGNSGIFRPEMLEPLGVEADVMAWGLALERLLMLVTGFEDIRDVHGTLCDLDFLRDAEVVY from the coding sequence ATGAAACTGCCACCACAGCAGGTCGCGGTGCTCGAAGCGGCGAGCGCCGACGAACCGAGACGCATCGCCGACCTCGCGGCCGACATCGAGCGGCCGCCGGAGACGGTCACTGGCGCGGCGTTCGAACTGGAGGACGCCGGCCTCGTGGACGTTATCGAAGAAACCGAGGAGGATGTCGAACTCACCGAGGAGGGCCGCGAGTACGCCGAGGAGGGTCTGCCGGAAGTCCGGCTCTACGAGGCCGCCCTCGACGCGGGTGCCGACGACAAGCCTGTCTCGATGGGCGAGGCTATCGGCGCATCCGGACTGGAGGGTCCACAGGTCGACATCGCGCTCTCGAACTACGCTCGGAAGGGGTACGGGAGCATCGACGGCGGCGACCTCTCCGCGGACCCCGACGCCGACCCCAGCGCGGACGCGGAGGCCGCCGCACTCGAAACGCTGGCCGAGGGCGGGACTGTCGAGGACGACGACGCGCTCGACCAGTTGGCGCGCCGCGACCTCGTCGCCGTCCGCGAGCGCACCGTCCGGTCGATGCTGCTGACGGAGGCCGGCGTCACCGAACTCATGACGGGCGTCGAAGCTGCCGAGGAAGTCGGCCAACTCACCCCCGACATGCTCGCGTCCGGCGAGTGGCGCGACGCCGAGTTCGCCGCCTACAACGTCGAGGCCGACGCCGGGGAGTACACGCCCGGGAAGACCCACGTGCTCCGGCAGGCCGCCGAGCGCGTCAAGGACGTGCTCGTTGGGATGGGCTTCCAGGAGATGGAGGGGCCGCACGTCGACGCGGACTTCTATATCAACGACTGCCTGTTCATGCCCCAGGACCACCCCGCGCGCAACCACTGGGACCGGTTCGCGCTGGAGCAGCCCGAGAAAATCGACGAGTTACCGGAGGACCTCGTCGAGCGCGTCGAACGCGCCCACCGCGAGGGCGTCGGACCGGACGGCGACGGCTACCACTCGCCGTGGGACGAGGACTTCGCGCGTGCGCTCGCACTTCGCGGGCACACGACGAGTCTCACCGCCCGCTACCTCTCCGGCGTCGCCGGCGAGGATACCGGGTCGTCGAAGACGCCCCGAGCAGCCGGCGGAGCCGGCGACGTGGAAGCGCCCGCGCGGTACTTCAGTGTCGAGAAGGCCTACCGCAACGACACCCTCGACGCCACCCACCTCCTGGAGTTCTTCCAAATCGAGGGCTGGGTGATGGCCGAGGACCTCTCCGTCCGCGACCTCATGGGGACGTTCCGGGAGTTCTACAGCCAGTTCGGCATCACGGACATCGAGTTCAAGCCCACGTACAACCCCTACACGGAGCCGTCGTTCGAGCTGTTCGGTCGCCACCCCGAGACCGGGGAACTCATCGAAATCGGGAACTCCGGGATTTTCCGCCCCGAGATGCTCGAACCGCTCGGCGTCGAAGCCGACGTGATGGCGTGGGGGCTCGCACTCGAACGCCTGCTGATGTTGGTCACCGGCTTCGAGGACATCCGCGACGTCCACGGGACGCTGTGTGACCTAGACTTCCTGCGGGACGCGGAGGTGGTGTACTGA
- a CDS encoding tryptophan--tRNA ligase: MTDTDNETDGEDAPGADSVALDPWGSSTVSDYRKLFEEFGIESFDDVIDEVPDPHFLMRRAIIFGHRDYRRVADAMRNDEPFAALSGFMPTGDPHIGHKMVFDEIVWHQQQGADAYALIADLEAHAARGLSWDEIDEHAKDYLLSLLALGFDADDGTLYRQSANRELQDLAFELGAEANFSEFEAIYGFDGETDVSHMQSVVTQMADILYPQLEESKPTVIPVGPDQDPHMRLARDLAERTRYFKVTEAYASVAFDDDERPLVAAAYDAREQYAEDHGSPRCAEAADWLREDADLTGAYDDEVVESVVQKLENAGMEPLRPRLRFFDRQATDEAFEALIDEVAGEKRVFEGHVDAFEIDRETAEDLALAVEVDHGGYGFVPPSSIYHRFMTGLTGGKMSSSIPASHISLLDDPGDGYDKVKAATTGGRDTAEKQRELGGEPDKCPVYELYAYLLAGDDDEFAERVYEECAGGERLCGGCKEEAAELMEEFLEDHQEKREEAREVLDDLDVELDSARGRTT, encoded by the coding sequence ATGACCGATACAGACAACGAGACGGACGGCGAGGACGCGCCGGGCGCGGACAGCGTTGCCCTCGACCCGTGGGGCTCTTCGACGGTTTCGGACTACCGCAAACTCTTCGAGGAGTTCGGCATCGAGTCCTTCGACGACGTCATCGACGAGGTGCCCGACCCGCACTTCCTGATGCGCCGGGCCATCATCTTCGGGCACCGCGACTACCGCCGCGTCGCCGACGCGATGCGCAACGACGAGCCGTTCGCCGCGCTGTCGGGGTTCATGCCGACCGGCGACCCCCACATCGGCCACAAGATGGTGTTCGACGAAATCGTCTGGCACCAACAGCAGGGCGCGGACGCGTACGCGCTCATCGCGGACCTCGAAGCCCACGCCGCCCGCGGGCTCTCGTGGGACGAAATCGACGAGCACGCGAAGGACTACCTCCTCAGCCTGCTCGCGCTCGGCTTCGACGCCGACGACGGCACGCTCTACCGCCAGTCCGCGAACCGCGAACTCCAGGACCTGGCGTTCGAGCTCGGCGCGGAGGCGAACTTCTCGGAGTTCGAAGCCATCTACGGGTTCGACGGCGAGACCGACGTCTCCCACATGCAGAGCGTCGTCACCCAGATGGCGGACATCCTCTACCCGCAACTCGAAGAGTCCAAGCCCACCGTGATTCCGGTCGGTCCCGACCAGGACCCCCACATGCGGCTCGCGCGCGACCTCGCCGAGCGCACGCGCTACTTCAAGGTCACCGAAGCGTACGCCAGCGTCGCGTTCGACGACGACGAGCGCCCGCTCGTCGCCGCGGCCTACGACGCCCGCGAGCAGTACGCCGAGGACCACGGCTCCCCGCGGTGCGCGGAGGCCGCCGACTGGCTGCGCGAGGACGCCGACCTCACGGGCGCCTACGACGACGAAGTGGTCGAGTCGGTCGTCCAGAAACTCGAAAACGCTGGGATGGAGCCGCTGCGCCCCCGGCTTCGGTTCTTCGACCGGCAGGCGACCGACGAGGCCTTCGAGGCGCTCATCGACGAAGTCGCCGGCGAGAAGCGCGTCTTCGAGGGCCACGTCGACGCCTTCGAAATCGACCGCGAGACCGCCGAGGACCTCGCGCTCGCCGTCGAAGTCGACCACGGCGGCTACGGTTTCGTCCCGCCGTCCTCGATTTACCACCGCTTCATGACCGGGCTCACCGGCGGGAAGATGTCGTCCTCGATTCCCGCCAGCCACATCAGCCTCCTCGACGACCCCGGGGACGGCTACGACAAGGTCAAGGCCGCGACCACGGGCGGCCGTGATACCGCCGAGAAGCAGCGCGAACTCGGCGGCGAACCCGACAAGTGCCCCGTCTACGAGCTGTACGCCTACCTCCTCGCCGGCGACGACGACGAGTTCGCCGAGCGCGTCTACGAGGAGTGTGCGGGCGGTGAACGGCTCTGTGGCGGCTGCAAGGAGGAAGCAGCCGAACTCATGGAGGAGTTCCTCGAGGACCACCAGGAGAAACGCGAGGAAGCGAGGGAAGTGCTGGACGACCTCGACGTCGAACTGGATTCGGCGCGCGGTCGAACGACGTGA